A stretch of DNA from Hydrogenophaga sp. SL48:
AGCGTCGGCAGCGGCGTCCACCACGTTCCAGCCCTTCAGCGCCGAGACCGGTACGGTGGCGGTGACGGTGATGCCGGCTTCGGCCGCGAAGGCGGCGAGCGCTGCACTGATGTGGGCGAACGCGAGCGCGCTGTCGGCCACGGCGTCGAGCTTGTTCACAGCGAACACGATGGATGGCACGCGCAGCAGCTTGAGCAGCAGCGAGTGGCGGCGGGTCTGCACCAGCAGCTTGAGACCTGCGTCCTGCCAGTCCAGCTTGGTGGCATCGACCAGCACCACGGCCGCGTCGGCGGCGGAAGCGGCGGTCACCATGTTGCGCGTGTACTGCTCATGGCCCGGCGCGTCGCCGATGATGAACTTGCGCGTCTCGGTGTTGAAGTAGCGGTAAGCCACGTCGATGGTGATGCCCTGTTCGCGCTCGGCCGACAGGCCGTCGGTCAGCAGTGCGAGGTCGGTTTCACCCTGGCGCTGCACGCCGGCCAGGTGGTCCTGCAGCACGGCCTTGCTGTCCACCAGCAGGCGGCCGATCAGCGTGCTCTTGCCGTCATCCACCGAACCGCAGGTGATGAATTTCAGGGCGGGGCGGGTGTCTTGTGCGAGGGCTTCGACAGGCTCAGCCCGAACGGAGGAAGTGGTGTTCATGAAGGGGTATCCGAGTGAATTGTCTGTTTCAAGGGCGCCGCTGAACCGGCTTTGCCGGGCCGCCAGCGCCGCCCCCTTGAGGGGGTGACGCGCCCTTGGGCGCGGCGCGGGGGTGGGCTATTTCTTTCAGAAATACCCGTCTTTCTTCCGCTTCTCCATCGAAGCGTCCGAAGTCTTGTCGTCCATGCGCGTCGCGCCTCGCTCGCTCACGTCGGCGGCCAGCGTCTCGATGACGATGTCGCCGGCCGTGGCAGCCAGGCTCTCCACCGGGCAGGTGCAGGTGATGTCACCCACCGTGCGGAAACGCACGTCGCGCACCTGCACCGTCTCGCCGTCTTTCGGCGGGGTCAGTTCGGTCACGGGGACCAGCAGGCCTCGGCGGTCCACCACCTCGCGCTGGTGGGTGTAGTAGATCGAGGGCAGGGCGATGTCTTCGCGCTCGATGTACTGCCACACGTCCAGCTCGGTCCAGTTGCTGATGGGGAACACGCGGAAGTGTTCGCCCGGGGCCAGGCGGGTGTTGAAAAGCGTCCAGAGCTCGGGGCGCTGGGCCTTGGGTTGCCACTGGCCGAAGCTGTCGCGGTGCGAAAAGATGCGCTCCTTGGCGCGCGCCTTTTCTTCGTCGCGGCGGGCACCGCCGATCAGCGCGTCGAAGCGGAACTCTTCGATCGCTTCGAGCAGCGTGACCGACTGGTGCACGTTGCGGCTCTCGCCCGGGTGGGCCAGGCGCACGGTGCCGCGCTTCATCGAGTCCTCGACGTTGCGCACGATCAGCTCGGCCTGCAGTTCGGCGGCGCGGCGGTCGCGGAAGTCGGTCACTTCGGGGAAGTTGTGGCCGGTGTCGATCATCAGCAGCGGGTAGGGGATGCGGCCGACGCCAAAGGCCTTTTCGGCGCAGCGCAGCATCACCAGCGAGTCTTTTCCGCCCGAGAACAGCAGGGTGGGGCGCTCGAAGGCGGCCGCCACCTCGCGCAGGATGAAGATGGTTTCTTCTTCGAGCGCGTCCAGGTGGGCGTTGCTCAGGTGGTGGCCGGCGGCGGCCTGCAGGGCGGTCTGGATCACTTCGGGTTCGGTGCGTGCGTTCATGATGGGTCTTGTGTCCTGATCAGTGGGCCAGGTGCAGGCCGCACTCGCGGTTGTCTTCGCCCTTGGTCGGGTCCACGTAGTCGAAGTTGTTGGGCAGGCCGTGCGCCTCGCAGTACTGGTACAGCTCTTTGGACGACCAGTGCAGCAGCGGCGCAACTTTGATCAGGCCGTCGGGGTTGATGCTCACGGGGTCCATCTGGGCGCGCACGGCGGTGTCGGTGGCGCGCAATGCGGTGAACCAGACCTTGGGCGCCGTCTCGCGCAGGGCGCGGGCAAAGGGTTCGAGCTTGACCTCTTCGGTGAAGGCGGCATGGCGCGGGTCGTCCAGCGCCGGCGTCAGACCGTCCACGGCCTCGCGGTGGGCGCGCGAGCGGCGCGGCAGGTAGATGTGCAGGTTCAGTTGGAGTTGCCGAGTGACTTCGTCGGCGAAGCGGTAGGTGGCTTCGGTGTTGTAGCCGTTGTCCATCCAGACCACCGGCACGTCGGGATTCACGCTCGCGACCATGTGAAGGATCACAGCTTCGAATGGGCGGAAGTTGGTGGTGACGATGGACGTCTGGCCCAGGCCGAGGGCCCACTTCACCAGTTCAGGGGCGTTGCGGCCGAGTTCGGCGTTGACTTGTGCGAGGTTGATGGTGCTCATGGTGTTTCTTCTTGAAGCTCAGGCCACGGCGAAGTGCGGTTGCGTGTCCACTGCGTCGCCCTGGTAGAAGGCCGGGTAGTGGGCCAACAGTTTTTGGCCATGTTCGATGTCCTGGTCGGCGCGCAGCACGGCCTGCGTGAAGCCCGTGCGCTGCATCTGTGCCAGCTGGTCGATCAGCACGTCGCCCGTGGCGCGGATCTCGCCTGTGAAGCCCAGTCGGCGACGCAGCAGGAAGGCCTGGCTGAAGGCGCGGCCGTCGGCGAACTTGGGGAACTGCAGCACGACTGTGCGGATGCCTTCGAGCGAGGCTTCGCGCGGATCGGCATCGTTGGCCAGCGTCAGGGTGCCGGCTTCATCCGTGGCGAAAGACTCGGCCTTGAAGAGTTGGAGCGTGGGTTTCATGCGGGTCTCGGATGCTGGGCTCAGGCGGCGACGGGTGTGCGGGCGGTGGCCACGCGCACCGCGTTGGCGGCGGTCTTGAAGGGGTCGACGCCGATGCGCTTCACGGTGTCGATGAAGGTCTCGCGGTCGTTGCGCTGCTCGCGGTAGGTGTTGATCACGGCCTCGATCACGTCGGTCATTTCGTTGGCGGCGAATGAGGGGCCGATGACTTTGCCGGGCGTGGATTCGCCCGACAGGCGCGTGCCATCCGAGCCGCCCAGCGTCACCTGGTACCACTCCTGGCCGTCCTTGTCGACGCCGAGGATGCCGATGTGGCCACTGTGGTGGTGGCCGCAACTGTTGATGCAGCCGCTGATGTGCAGGTCGATCTCACCCAGGTCGTGCAGTTCGTCCAGGTCTTGGTAACGCGCGAGCAAGGCTTGCGCGATGGGCAGCGAGCGGGCGTTGGCCAGGTCGCAGAAATCGCCACCGGGGCAGGCGATCATGTCGCTCAGCAGACCGATGTTGGGCTTGGCCAGGCCGAGGCGGCGCGCTTCGCGCCACAGCTCGGGCAACTGGTCGCAGCTGACCCAGGGCAGCAGCAGGTTCTGTTCGTGCGTCACGCGCGCCTCGCCGGCCGAGAAGCGGTCGGCCAGGTCGGCGGCGCGCTCCAGCTGATCGGCACTCGCGTCGCCGGGGGCCGAGCCCAGGCGCTTGAACGACAACGTGACGGCGCGCAGGTCGGGGTTCTGGTGCGGCTTCACGTTCTGTGTGAGCCAGCGGCTGAACTCCACGTCGTCTTCGGCCGCGGCCTTGAGGATGTGGGCGATCTTGGCGTCGGCGCTCTTGCGGTCGCAGTTCAGCGCGGGCGGTACGAAGAAGGCGCTCACGCGGTCCAGCTCGGCTTGCGTGATGGTGTGCGGCGCACCGTCTTTTTCGATGATGTCGCGGTACTCGGCTTCCACCTGGTCGGTGAAGGCCTGGCCTTCGGCCTTCACGAGGATCTTGATGCGGGCCTTGTAAATGTTGTCGCGGCGGCCGAAACGGTTGTAGGCGCGTACCACGGCTTCGAGGTAGTTGAGGATCTGGCTCCAGGGCAGGAACTCGCGGATCACGGTGCCGATGATCGGTGTGCGGCCCATGCCGCCACCCACGCGCACCTGAAAGCCCAGGTCGCCATCCACGTTGCGCAGCAGTCGCAGGCCGACGTCGTGCCACGGCGTGGCAGCCCGGTCTTCGCGGGCGCCGGTGATGGCGATCTTGAACTTGCGAGGCAGGAAGGCGAACTCGGGGTGCAGCGTGCTCCACTGGCGCATGATTTCGGCGAAGGGGCGCGGGTCGGCGACCTCGTCCACCGCGATGCCCGCCAAGGCGTCGGTGGTGATGTTGCGGATGCAGTTGCCGCTGGTCTGGATGCCATGCAGGTTCACGCTGGCCAGCAGGTCCATCACGTCGGCCGAGCGGGCCAGCGGAATCCAGTTGTATTGCACGTTCTGGCGGGTGGTGAAGTGGCCGCAGCGGTCGGGCAGGGTGGGCACGTCGGCCAGTGCCGCGTTGGCCTTGGAGACGTCGTGGTCTTCCTTGTGGTCGAAGTCACGGGCGATCTGGGCCAACACGCGCAGCTGGGCGCTGTTGAGTTCGCCGTAGGGCACGGCCACGCGCAACATGGGCGCGAAGCGCTGGATGTACCAGCCGTTCTGCAGGCGCAATGGCTTGAACTCGTCGCCCAGCAAGGTGCCGGCCTGGAAACGTTCGAGCTGGTCGCGGTATTGCGCAGCGCGCTGCTGGACGAACTGGCGGTCGAAGTCGGAGTACTGGTACATCGTGATCGTGGGGGCGAAAGGGTCAGGTTGTTCAGAAGGCGATCAGCTTGGTGCCGGCGTAGGCCAGCAACAGCGACAGAAGCGAGCGCACCAAGCGTTCGGGCGTGTGGCGCATCAGGCGGGTGCCGAGCCAGATGCCCGGAATGGAGCCGGCCAGCAAATTGACCAGCAGCGGCCAGTCCACCGAGCCCAGGCTGGCGTGACCCAGACCGGCCACCAGGGTCAGCGGCACAGCGTAAGCGATGTCGGCGGCCACGATGCGCGGCAGCGGCAGCAGCGGGAACAGGATCAGCAGCACCGAGACACCGATCGCCCCGGCGCCGACCGAGGTGAGGGTGACCAGGGTGCCGATCACGGCGCCGAACAGCACCGGCAGGCTCCAGTGGCGTGCGCGGGTCGCGTCTTGCAGCCGTCCTTCTGGCAGGGTGCGTGGCAGCTGTTTCCCACGGGCGGCCTTGTAGAGCATGGCGGCAGCGGTCAGGAGCAGGGCGATGCCCAGGGTGTGTGTCATGACCGACTGCACCTGGGGGTTGGCCGGGCCGACTTGGTGCAACACCGCCAGGGTGAGCAGCGCCGCCGGGATGCTGCCGGCGCAAAGCTGGCCCACCACGCGCCAAGGCACCAGGCGCTGGCGCGCCAGGCTGAGCGTGCCACTGGCCTTGGTGAAGGCGGCGAAGAGCAGGTCGGTGCCGACCGCGAGGTAGGGCTTGATGCCGAAGAAGAAGATCAAGATCGGCGTCATCAGCGACCCGCCCCCCACGCCGGTCAGTCCGACGATGAGTCCCACGGCAAAGCCGGCAAAGATGAGGGCGAATTCAGGCATGGGCGCGACTGTAAAGAGGTCCGCTTATATTGCAAACGACATTTTGGTTGTTCATATATGCCTTTGAGCAATAAAAGGATGCGTCGGGTGCACCTCAGCCGGATCGCCCCGACCGGGCAGCGGCCAGTGGCGTGGCGGTAACATGTGTCCATGGCCAAGCAGCGGATTTACGTCAATGTCGTGGGTTTTTCCGACGTGGAACGGCATGCGCTCAACACGGTGTTTCGCCTGTCCGAAGAGCGCGAACTGTCCTATGTGCCCTGGGTCCCGCTCACCGCTCCGGGCGTTGACCCCAACATCAAGCGCGCCGATGTTGCGCTGGTGGATGGCGACAGCGCCGAGGCGGTGCTCGCCCACGCCAAAGAGCTTCCTCCGGGGCAGCGATTGATCTGGGTGGGGGCCGGGGCACCGGTGCATGCGTGGCGGGTGGTGGGCCGGCCGATCCAGTGGGCGGGCCTGCTGGACGATCTCGACGCGGTGTCTGCGGCGAGGCGGGTCGATTCCGGCCATCTGGATCTGGACGTCACGTCGCCAGCTCCACTGGAGATTGCGTCCGGTGAGATCCACCGGCGGGCGCTGCTGGTGGGGGCCCTCCCCGAGGAAGAACCCCTTTTTCGCGCGCGGTTGGCGCTCGTGGGCGTGCTGGACGCCGACCTGGCCCAGAGCACCGAGCTGGCGGCAGAGATGATCGGGAGCCAGCGCTATTGCTGTGGCGTCTTCAATCTGGACGACCACCACATCGATGCCTGGTCGCTGGCCCGGCTGTTCGCGCAGCGCAACCCCCAGGCGCTCAACATGGGCATCAGCGAACACGCGGGGCCGCTGTCGCCCTGGTGGAGCCGGCGTCGGATGAGGCGGGATACCGAGCGCACCGGCATCAACGCCTTGCTGGCCCGACCGCTGCAGGCCGACGAGCTGCAACGGTCGCTGGATCTGCTGCGCTGAGCGTGCTCAGCTGCGCTGTCGCCGGGCGGCCTTCCAGGCGAATCTCGAGGGGTCCAGGGCCTGTTCCAGGCCGTGGTCGGTGGGCGGCAGGGGCGATGCCTCGCCGCTCATGCGGGCGGCCAACAGGCGGGCACACCAATGTGCCAGCGTCAGGCCACGCGATCCCAGGGCGGTCAGCAGGTACAGATTGGGCAGGCGTGGTGTCTCGGCCAGAGGCACCCGCCCCCGGCGAGCGCCAGCGTCGTTCATCAGCGCGTCAAGCGCCGGCAGGTCGGGTGCGGCACCCACCAGCGGCAAACGGTCCAGTGAGGCGCAACGAACCTGCGCCCAGCCCCGCAACGAGCCGTCGGCGACCGATTGCCGCAACACGCCAGCCGCGGCGGCGTGCATCTCTTCCAGACTCTGTGCGTTGCGTTCATGGGCGGTCGCATCGACATCGCTGTTGTCCGCGCCACGTTCGTATGTCGAGCCCATGGCCCAGATGCGCGGTGGCCACGCCGGCTGCAGGCCCGCGTCTTCGTAGGCTGGCACGAACACACCGTTGTTGCGCATGGGGCGGGGTGCCAGCGGGTCGCCATCGAGCGCGGCCAGGCTCATCTGCCCCTTGACCGGGCGCAACGGCAGGGCCGTGGCGGTCAAGCCGTGGCGACCTTCGAGCAGGGTCCGGGTGCCGTGAGCGGCCGCCACCACCACGGTCTGGGCCTGGGCCAGTGGCCCGTCTGTGTCATCCAGCGCCACCCAGGCGCCGTCGGGCGTGCGGGTGAGGCGCGCCACGCGCCGATTCCAGAGGCAGTCCAGTGCACCGAAGCCGCGTGCCTCATCCAGCCAGGCATTCACCAGGGCGGCTGGTCGCACCAGCACCGCGGGCCAGCGACCGGGGTCGTGACCCAGGTTGTCCACCTCACAGGCTTGCCACCCGTGGCCTTGTGGCACCAACCGCTGCAATTCGAGCCGGGCATCCGCCACCCCAAAGGCGCACAGGCGCGACAACGGCGTGGGAACCCGGGTCACATGCGGGCTGAGCATGCCCACGGGCAAGGCAGAGGCCGCCTGGGCCGGGCCAGGCGCGGCGTCCAGCAAGGTCAGCTGCCATCCCCGACGGGCCAGGGCCGCGCACACAGCCGACCCGGCCAGGCCAGCGCCGATCACCAAGGCGTGGCGGGTGGAGGAAGGTTCGGACAACGGGGC
This window harbors:
- a CDS encoding nitrite/sulfite reductase gives rise to the protein MYQYSDFDRQFVQQRAAQYRDQLERFQAGTLLGDEFKPLRLQNGWYIQRFAPMLRVAVPYGELNSAQLRVLAQIARDFDHKEDHDVSKANAALADVPTLPDRCGHFTTRQNVQYNWIPLARSADVMDLLASVNLHGIQTSGNCIRNITTDALAGIAVDEVADPRPFAEIMRQWSTLHPEFAFLPRKFKIAITGAREDRAATPWHDVGLRLLRNVDGDLGFQVRVGGGMGRTPIIGTVIREFLPWSQILNYLEAVVRAYNRFGRRDNIYKARIKILVKAEGQAFTDQVEAEYRDIIEKDGAPHTITQAELDRVSAFFVPPALNCDRKSADAKIAHILKAAAEDDVEFSRWLTQNVKPHQNPDLRAVTLSFKRLGSAPGDASADQLERAADLADRFSAGEARVTHEQNLLLPWVSCDQLPELWREARRLGLAKPNIGLLSDMIACPGGDFCDLANARSLPIAQALLARYQDLDELHDLGEIDLHISGCINSCGHHHSGHIGILGVDKDGQEWYQVTLGGSDGTRLSGESTPGKVIGPSFAANEMTDVIEAVINTYREQRNDRETFIDTVKRIGVDPFKTAANAVRVATARTPVAA
- a CDS encoding phosphoadenosine phosphosulfate reductase domain-containing protein; amino-acid sequence: MSTINLAQVNAELGRNAPELVKWALGLGQTSIVTTNFRPFEAVILHMVASVNPDVPVVWMDNGYNTEATYRFADEVTRQLQLNLHIYLPRRSRAHREAVDGLTPALDDPRHAAFTEEVKLEPFARALRETAPKVWFTALRATDTAVRAQMDPVSINPDGLIKVAPLLHWSSKELYQYCEAHGLPNNFDYVDPTKGEDNRECGLHLAH
- a CDS encoding FAD-dependent oxidoreductase — translated: MSEPSSTRHALVIGAGLAGSAVCAALARRGWQLTLLDAAPGPAQAASALPVGMLSPHVTRVPTPLSRLCAFGVADARLELQRLVPQGHGWQACEVDNLGHDPGRWPAVLVRPAALVNAWLDEARGFGALDCLWNRRVARLTRTPDGAWVALDDTDGPLAQAQTVVVAAAHGTRTLLEGRHGLTATALPLRPVKGQMSLAALDGDPLAPRPMRNNGVFVPAYEDAGLQPAWPPRIWAMGSTYERGADNSDVDATAHERNAQSLEEMHAAAAGVLRQSVADGSLRGWAQVRCASLDRLPLVGAAPDLPALDALMNDAGARRGRVPLAETPRLPNLYLLTALGSRGLTLAHWCARLLAARMSGEASPLPPTDHGLEQALDPSRFAWKAARRQRS
- a CDS encoding sulfite exporter TauE/SafE family protein — protein: MPEFALIFAGFAVGLIVGLTGVGGGSLMTPILIFFFGIKPYLAVGTDLLFAAFTKASGTLSLARQRLVPWRVVGQLCAGSIPAALLTLAVLHQVGPANPQVQSVMTHTLGIALLLTAAAMLYKAARGKQLPRTLPEGRLQDATRARHWSLPVLFGAVIGTLVTLTSVGAGAIGVSVLLILFPLLPLPRIVAADIAYAVPLTLVAGLGHASLGSVDWPLLVNLLAGSIPGIWLGTRLMRHTPERLVRSLLSLLLAYAGTKLIAF
- the cysD gene encoding sulfate adenylyltransferase subunit CysD, translating into MNARTEPEVIQTALQAAAGHHLSNAHLDALEEETIFILREVAAAFERPTLLFSGGKDSLVMLRCAEKAFGVGRIPYPLLMIDTGHNFPEVTDFRDRRAAELQAELIVRNVEDSMKRGTVRLAHPGESRNVHQSVTLLEAIEEFRFDALIGGARRDEEKARAKERIFSHRDSFGQWQPKAQRPELWTLFNTRLAPGEHFRVFPISNWTELDVWQYIEREDIALPSIYYTHQREVVDRRGLLVPVTELTPPKDGETVQVRDVRFRTVGDITCTCPVESLAATAGDIVIETLAADVSERGATRMDDKTSDASMEKRKKDGYF
- a CDS encoding DUF934 domain-containing protein, with translation MKPTLQLFKAESFATDEAGTLTLANDADPREASLEGIRTVVLQFPKFADGRAFSQAFLLRRRLGFTGEIRATGDVLIDQLAQMQRTGFTQAVLRADQDIEHGQKLLAHYPAFYQGDAVDTQPHFAVA